In Topomyia yanbarensis strain Yona2022 chromosome 2, ASM3024719v1, whole genome shotgun sequence, one DNA window encodes the following:
- the LOC131685875 gene encoding heterogeneous nuclear ribonucleoprotein 27C-like: MHPSKKMNAAELDDHEKGKLFVGGLSWETTQENLQRYFGRYGEVIDCVVMKNNETGRSRGFGFVTFADPDNVERALDNGPHTLDGRTIDPKPCNPRSLHKPKRTGGYPKVFLGGLPPNITETDLRSFFCRYGNVMEVVIMYDQEKKKSRGFGFLSFENEAAVERATAEHFVNISGKQVEIKKAEPRDGSGNNNSMNADSYQWGSPQAPPMGNGQMGGPPINMQSNMMQGYQGWGASQPQQGYGGYGASAGAANAYQGWGAPPPQQWGNYNATPQQTQGYGGYDMYNSSGAGSAGGYGSGNWNSWNMPPNTGSTGSADMYSRPQSGPTAGPAGSAGPTAGGPSKPGSEYGGGSAYGSGAAGGYGGYYQNEQNTAAAYNNRPRSAYGGGNDASSQPPYPAF; this comes from the coding sequence ATGCATCCGTCGAAGAAGATGAACGCGGCGGAACTTGATGATCACGAGAAGGGTAAACTGTTTGTCGGCGGTCTGTCCTGGGAGACGACTCAGGAGAACTTGCAGCGCTATTTTGGCCGCTACGGTGAGGTCATTGACTGTGTGGTCATGAAGAACAACGAGACGGGCCGCTCTCGTGGGTTCGGCTTTGTGACATTTGCCGATCCGGATAACGTCGAACGAGCACTGGACAACGGACCGCACACGCTGGATGGCCGCACTATCGATCCGAAACCGTGCAATCCGAGGTCGCTGCATAAACCGAAGCGTACCGGTGGCTATCCGAAGGTCTTTTTGGGTGGCCTTCCCCCAAACATAACTGAAACGGATCTGCGCAGTTTCTTCTGCCGGTATGGTAACGTGATGGAGGTGGTTATAATGTATGATCAGGAGAAAAAGAAAAGCCGCGGATTTGGATTCCTGTCGTTTGAAAATGAAGCGGCTGTTGAACGTGCGACTGCCGAGCATTTCGTGAATATCAGTGGCAAACAGGTGGAAATTAAAAAGGCAGAACCGCGCGATGGTAGCGGTAACAATAACAGCATGAATGCCGATTCCTACCAGTGGGGATCACCGCAAGCTCCGCCGATGGGCAATGGTCAGATGGGAGGCCCTCCAATTAACATGCAGTCGAATATGATGCAGGGCTATCAAGGTTGGGGTGCATCCCAGCCGCAACAGGGCTACGGAGGATATGGTGCCTCTGCCGGAGCAGCTAATGCGTATCAAGGTTGGGGAGCACCTCCACCACAGCAGTGGGGCAATTACAATGCTACGCCCCAGCAGACGCAAGGTTACGGTGGGTATGATATGTACAACAGCTCCGGTGCCGGAAGTGCCGGTGGTTACGGATCGGGCAACTGGAATTCGTGGAATATGCCCCCGAACACGGGATCGACCGGATCGGCCGATATGTACTCACGACCACAATCCGGCCCAACGGCTGGCCCAGCTGGATCGGCCGGCCCAACGGCGGGAGGACCTTCGAAACCCGGTTCCGAGTACGGCGGTGGATCGGCGTACGGTTCCGGTGCTGCCGGAGGTTACGGCGGATATTATCAGAACGAACAGAACACAGCAGCCGCCTACAACAACAGGCCCAGGTCGGCGTACGGTGGCGGTAATGATGCTTCATCGCAACCACCTTATCCAGCATTTTGA